The sequence AAGCGATGCCATTTGGACGAGACAATTTCACTTGGATGGTATTAAATCACGTTCGGCTCCCACCATTGACGCACTTCACGCGGCACAAATAACCTCGAAATGAAAGTGTCGAATATTTTGTCGATAGACACCATGCCACAGTATTGCTGTGTTGGTGAGTGCGTTGATAGCAGTGAGTAGAGTCACCGAAGCAATACGAGATGATtcttggtggcgagtttactggtggcaagtcttcctggtggcgaggtgACCGTAAACCGTCTGTTGTCTAaagatgagaaaacaaaacaacgacGAAACAAAAGAGCCCAGCGAAACGAAAGGCGAcaaaaattgaagcaaaacaGAAATAACTGAGCACAAGGTGCGCCCTGTCTTTCTGTTACCtagtctcgttcccagagctCAAAGAATCACAGCTTGTGCAATATAGGTCACGTGCGATATACCAATATTCTAACATGGCTACGGACACTTAATGGTTAAATTGGAATATACTTTTGCTTCGAAATCTCCGATAAGACTTATGAGACAAAAGAAATAGAACTTAGCCGTGAAATTTGACCGTAAAGCCGCGTGGCCAGCCTGAATATTGATATCTCGAGCTCGACTTATTACTAAACTCCCTTTTCAATCTTGTAGTTATTCTTCTTATGGTTGCTGCTGTTATTTAAACAAGTGATAGGTCATGTAACAATAAATAACTTCACCAAGTCGGAGAGTTGcggaaagaacgagaatgtccaaaaatgaaaaatgcacgtgcaaagcgtgcaaagcgtgcaaaactattgtttttttttgtcaaatatgcaaatttgttacaTTCTTGTTGCCGtcttcgtcgtggttgcttaaactTCCTACTGATAAAACCTCGCTTCGTGAGCCGTGTGCGTAGGGTATTAATAAATGACCCAATAGAACTCATTGTAGAGCTTAGGGAAttcgttttaaaattttgcttcGGTATCATTCTGTCGACCCTCGAGCTCTGAGAAACCAGGAGCGCTTAACAATCGCATGGAAAAACCAGTTATTACGGTGTGAATTCAAATAGTACGGTTCCTTCCTGTGAATTTTTTTCGGGAAAAAGGTAAGGTCTTTCGAggtattactttttttttcccaattcAACTGGAAGTTTCGGAGAATTTCCGAACCACTTGTCAATAACTTGATGCCAGGCTCCCTGCGGCAACATTTCCGAGAAGAAATGCAAGGTATCTCGAAACTTGGAATCAAATGGTAGGGTCCAATCCGATCAATTTCCTTGGAGCCGAAGAATAGTTTCGTTCCATTTGTCCAAAAAATTCCACAGGAAATTCCATTCAAATACAAAGCGCTCCAGTGCATTTAAAACCAGAAATCCGTGAAATGTTGTGCCTGCTATAACTGTTTAATTGGCCAAACTAggatgcaaatgagaaaaaaaagtaagGCTAATGAAACAGAGAAGGGAATATACACTGTATCTCTTATTTCAATCAATATTTCGGAAGGTACTGACTTCGTTCATAAGGGTGTTAAGTCGAAACTGTGAAAAGGGCGATTTTACTGATTTTAGGCATGGAGATCAGTACAAGGGAGGATGTATGGCTTTTTATGTAGCGCTTTTGCTACCCAGTGACTTGTCAGTTTTTGATGGCTAGTGTATATTTCGCTGGTTTCTGATGGCCAATATTTCTCTGCTTTAAATTAGGTAGTTCAATAAGTTCTTGTATCGTTTTGAAGTCAGTTGTATGCAGCAAGACGCTTTCTAGAAACAAATTCGTGTTGTTATGAGACAGAAAGCAAGTAATGACGTCAACAAGGGTTTCTCGAAAAAAGGGAGGATCTATATCGGCCAGGGCAACTTAAACTATTcatacatttgtattttaaggATATGTGAAAATGCGACTACCTACGAAACCGCCTTCGACTAGCGCCTCATTGGAATATAATTCGAGCATTTATATCGGTTGCTTTTAACACCTACCAAATTGAAAACGCGATTCTTTGTTGTTCAAAAACTCAAAAACTCAAAACCgtcatatttttttgttgtgaaaCCGGTATTTATCCGTTTAATGTCAGACacaaattataattatatacgTATTCCAAATGAAACCATTGCTGAGCAATCCTAAGGTTTTGATTTGTGAGGTAGAGATCATAATAGCATTAAATTATGGATGTGGCGATTATACTTAAGTATTACTGACACAGATTATACTGCACGGATATAATTTTTTGACTGCTGTGTTTCGGCACGAGCAGTTTTCATAAGTCACTGATTGTAAGATGCTGGGTGCAAAATAGATCTTCCTAGCTCGTACAATTTGTTTTCCCATTCAGaacacgtgatgccctcattggaattttccttttgtttttttttggtgatgcgtacatttgcacgtgcataagacgacatttgaaagaaactattccctcgagtagcatcacgtggtctgaaatgagaagctaaagaggtctattttaAACTCAAGATCtgaagcaaagaaacaaagtaCTGTACAAAAGCAAAAACTGCGTCATAATAGCTATAAATCACTTAGAGGAGGAGAAAAGTTCAAAACACTTATATTGGCCATGGACAGTTTCAAGAAGTACAGTTTTTTAAGGGGCACTTTTTTAAACTGCGCCTTTTTTTAGCCGGTGACGATATTGACTGGTAGAACATTTCAATCTAGGTAACAACTAACTATGGCACGCTTTTGAACAAGTTGTCTTCATCTTCATACggaaaaaacacttaaaaacgAAGAGTAAAAGGCGTGTAGAGAAGCTAAAGAACTGCTTTCAAGTGGAGAAATAAACAATCGATTCACATGACTCAAGTTCCGTGAAATGATATCGGTTGACTTTGAAAGAGTTTCCAATTGGTGCAATGTTgaatatcattttcaaattcacaaAAAGAATCCCTTGAAGTGCGGTAATAGAACTTATTGTTAGACTCCTCTGAGCCTCGAAAGAACCGCCTTAACGATAAGAGTTTCGTTGAATTCTAATTTATCTAAGTTGATCTTGATTTATATCGGCGCACCCATTCAACACTGAGCGAAAGGCGAAACCAGCCGGTTTTGTCTATCAACGAATATGTCTTCCTTATCAAGAGCAGCAAATTTCTGCTTGTTCTCGATGTTTATTGTGCTTTCAGGTAAGTACATGCAAGTTATAATCAGTGATGTGATAATGATTATCTAAGGTCTCCACACCGACAATCATACTTTGTGCGATTTCGCGGCACTTTATATTTCGTCATCAATgaaggctggttctcactagcgcataagcataacataagcataagcaagtaagaacacccgcgacataagcataagcataactTATGCTTATGCTTCTGCGGCAGAAGAACGAACCcacttatttgtcttatgctgttctcactgatgcataagcataagcataagcatgagcacaagaaaaacaaacatgctCGTTTTTCTTCCCCTTATGCTTAAGCATATTTATACGCaagtgagaacagcataagacaaataaCTGGGTTCGTTTTTCTTATGTTTCTGCCTACGCTTATGTCGCGGGTGTTCTCACTTGCTTATGTgctagtgagaaccagccttaacATTTATGAGAAAagttctcgattttgattgacAGAGAGCATGGCAATAGATCCCAACTGAAAAAATGTAGAAAGTTGAAGTTGAGTACAGAAAGTtcaaattaaattgattgacaggaaagtagCGAGAGCTCAACAAGATAAAATGGCGGACACATGAGAAAGGGACAAAATTTTAATCCATaatttgaaggaaaatgctaaaaacaaaaacactcaaTAAAGCACCGGTAACTGGATAAAAATCTTGGGCTTCTGAAAATCGCAATGACAAACGTACTGAAGAATATGAACCGGAAGTGCTAAGCAAAATTCTAGCGGAGTTTTTATGCAACAGTTCGAAATAAAAACAAGAATTGGTTTTATCGATTGAGGCGTTGACAATTTAAATTCGACAGAAAGACGGATAAGATTACGAGCCCCCTAATAGCCTTCTTGTTAGCTACTTCTATCGACCGATACCAGGCGGAGAAAGGGTACAAACACTCTATTATATTTATTCGCAACAGAGAGTTTGAAAGCTCCAAGCAAGTCCTCTCTCGTTCTTTCCAGACTACTTAACATGCATGCTCTCACAACTTTCGTCGCGTAAAATTTGAGTAACTGCTTTAACTGCAGTCTTCCCTGTCATTCTAAAAAGTATTCTGTAAAATAATTTTCAGAAGAAAGTACGTTAAATTTGAGGTCGATGGTgtgtttacattaattttatatgTATTTTACGCAATCACTAGGAGTAAAGGCTAACATTTTCCAAAATCAAGACAGCAATTCTTGGTACCAGGATGGAGTCAGGCTTATCCAGCAAAATCTGAAAGTCAAACCAAACACGCGCACTGCCAGAAACGCTGTTGTATTTCTTGGAGATGGAATGGGTGTCACCACTGTCACAGCTGCGAGGATTCTGGCCGGACAATTAAAGGGGAACCCGGGAGAGGAAACTGTGTTAAGCTGGGAGCAATTTCCATGGTCAGCTCTAGCGAAGACATACGCTGCTGATCTGCAAGGGACAGACTCTGCAAGTTCGATGACAGCAATATTGTGTGGAGTTAAGACCAACGAAGGTACACTCAACATGATGATGACTTCTGTTTTAAACGTTTTTACAAACTGAGATGAGATGTATTGGATGTGCAGTTACATTCTTCTTTTTTATGAAGCCGATATTTAGTGCTCCCGCTTCTGATCTCGAAGTTAACTTCGCGAGCTTTGTGCTCACGCGGATTTTTGTATCTCTTTTGTACATTAAAAACataacatttccaaattctaatAGCACCGATGTATAGGCTTTTTTTCGGAAGTCGCAGTCACTGCCAAATAGCACGCATCATTAATAAGGCTACATGATCTTTCAGTTCCCCACGAGTTAATTACACAAAAGCGCTGTTCTACCAGCAAGcgttttaaaatttgaaatgagGGAATGTCTGACATTCCAAATTTGACTCCCTCTTACTGGGCATGATACACATTCAATGATAGCGTTCTTGGAgattataaatttaaaaaatagcTAGGAGATAACAAGGTGTAAACAACAACCACTTGGTCAGCGATGGAGTTCTGAGTACTTCGAAAACAATATCTGGCTTAGAATAATCAGTTTTCATGCCACTCAGATTCATTCTAATAATATATTTTACTTTTGTGCCTCTCAAGATATCCTCGGTGTTGATGAACGTGTTAAAAAAGATGACTGCTCGTCGTTGAAGGAAGAAAACAAGGCCATCTCCATCCTTGCTCTTGCTGAGAATGCTGGGATGTCAACTGGAATCGTGACAACCACGCGCGTCACCCACGCCACTCCCGCCAGTGCTTATGCACACTCGGCTAATCGTGGCTGGGAGGCTGATGCCGATTTCGGGAGCAGCGCAAATGCTCCAGGATTCAACTGCAAAGACATTGGTAACGCGTTAACTATTTCATGCTGTTTTCCTGTCACAAAAAATTTCACGCTATTTTCCAGCTGTTACCTAAGATAGCCTTCAATTGAGTTCCTTAAGGCCACGTAAATCTCATTGAGTTATCAGAGGATTCACCACTGAAATCAAGAGTTATATTTTCTCTTTGAGATTCGTGAATTTAACTCCACCACAATGCGAATAGTCAGCTATTATATGAAAGAAAGGTTCGTTCCTAACTGAAACTGTGTTTCTGCGCCTATAGCAAAGTGAAACACTGAATTTTGGTATAAGAGAAGTTcctaagggttaaatttcctCAGTGAAGAGATGACGAAGCTATCGAGGGTTaacccttcgtcattcgctctgacgatcggctgacgctcgaaacgccatCTTCGGTATCTAAtataatcggaaagtgacgacgaagagctAACCGGCTCCAaaagtcatcttcgtaatctagtcggaaagtgacgacgacgGGCTAACGTGGTCCCAAACGTTGGCTTCTTTATCTCTTCGTGGTTGAAATTTTTCCCTTTTATTATATGAAAGATTGAGTTTCGAAATAAACTGTAGTGCCGTGTCAGTGGTGAAGTGATactcgaaaatttggtattaaacaaCTTGATAAGGGTCAAACTTTCACCGCAAAGAATAACGACGACGCTGACATTTCTACCGTTTACCTTTCCTCATAACGTCAGCTTCCATATCTCTTTACGGTGGAATAGATGAGCCTTGTAAACTTGACAATGTTTAataccgattttttttttgcagtttttcgATTTGAATTGTTGTTTCTTCACTTGTAGTTACTGTTTTTCTCGCCTTATTTGACAGCCTCACAGCTAGTTGATTTTCCATATGGTAATGGTATAGAAGTGATATTCGGCGGAGGGCGCAGAAAATTTCTGCATCAAGGTCAGGCAGATCCCGAGTACCCGGGTAAGAAGGGAGAGAGGCTGGACAGGAAGGATTTGATCCAACAATGGCTTGACAAACATAACAACTCTAGATATGTGTGGAACCAAGCTCAATTTGATCAAATCGATCCAGAGAAAGTTGATCACGTGATTGGtatgttgtattttttttccagttaaattttagttttcctttgtttttgtgtacatcGCCATACATTGGCATACACAAAAATATTTAACTGGAAGTAAAAACTAACCACAACGTATACCCATGCATTCGCTTTTATCGTGTAGACATATTTTACCTACTTCAAACGAGcacaatataacaatagagtttatatttgggggcataaatatgttttaggcccgactcagactcattttagcccgaaccgctaggcgagggctaaaatgagtctgagaagggcccaaaacatatttatgcccaagaacataaactctattactattaacatcactttggagggcattgagaaaataaaaactgaaaaaaatgacaacaaaacactctgaagaatatttttttcaccagcgctgtgagaaaacgtcaacaaactttgaaatggcttctcgattttgattggctgcttagatcgtacgattatttgattctcatattttattggtttgtttcagtaggctaaaatacattttagcccgccaaattctccattttagcccgcaaaatgcgccacaatgcccgacaaagtgataataatagacctttttcgtttgtacattttgttttcccaatacaaataacgtgataatactcaggaggattggtcctttgttttgctcattaaaaagaacgcatgcaagcatgaatatgtctgcatgcgctctttaatgaacaaaagagaggaaaaaacctcctgagtattatcacatgatctgtattgcgaaaacaaaatgtacaagcgaaaaagatCTATAGCGAAGTGATTTGTCACAGTAATTTGAAAAACCAACAActaaggctacgtccacacgaagacgattgtaaacgcaaacgatagtaaacgcatatttttatctccgtccacacgaagacgatcatcgtttacgtagcgttttcaaatttatccactttggagtgcgttttcgaatttatgcgtttacggtgagtgttttcatcgtcttcgtgtggacggaaggcgtaaacgcataaaaaagtttgcttTTACTATCGTtagcgtttacaatcgtcttcgtgtgaaCGGGGCCTAAATCTTACTTTTCCAGGGACAATACAAAGCGAAAGACCTTTTGATATCTGTTCAATGGCTTATGGTGGCAACTGCTTGAAATTATACaacttcattttaatttcacGCCATCCGCATTAAACATTAACAATATGGGAGTCGACTATAAAAGTGGAGACGAGTTTCTTTCGGTAGTGACTTGAGGAAATTCGGGAAAACAAACGAGTACTCGTAAAGGTTTGATTCACATGTTTAAGATGCAATTTACCCCGCGGTCAAAACGActttgaataaataatttttaggTGTTTCAATCACCGACAGATTTCCGGCTTACCATGTTTTAAACTTTACGCTCTCTTGTAGGACTCTTTGAATATTCACATATGAAATATGAAGTGAACCGCCTTAATGATACAGCAGGGGAGCCCTCGATTGAAGAAATGACGGAGAAGGCCATCAAAATATTGCAAAAGAATCCCAAGGGATTCTTTCTATTGGTGGAAGGTTTGTCTTTTCAGCTTAAGGTGGCTCACTACAGTTTTATCAGGGTTCAAGGGGTGTTGAccgtaaatgtgcaaatttaattaatttttttgcatcaatattctgataacaaataaaaacccctatatgagatttttgactttttcattaattatgaaaaaactgccttgcagattttttttttactttgtaaggatgttctttggtagttaacagtgatacagacaaaattttaggtatggtcgtacgggtcagtttcccgtaaaacacacttttccagttcgttcccaggccccctaatcgtgcacggtcttcccgtttcgtgcccctttaacttcccaaacggtaatttgaatcAGCAactgtctcatataggggtttttatttgttatcagaatattgatgcaaagaaattaattaaatttgcacatttacagtcaacacctcttgaacccttataaaactgtagtaagccaccttaatatAAAGCACGAACTGGATTGCACTGCACTTGCTAAATcgcttcaattttatttactgTCTTGTATTTCTACCTATTTTAACGTCTCTGTAGGTGGACGCATTGACCACGGGCATCACGCTGGTCGGGCTGTCACTGCTCTGCACGATGCAGTAGCTATGGATAAAGCAGTTGCCAAAACGAAGCAAATTGTAGacagaggtaaaaaaaaacaacaaaggactATTCTGTACACATACTTTTTCTCTTCCCTTTCTCCTTTCTTGTGAGCAgacggctttttttttctttttttctgaaaaatacTCCCGCGTGTAACTTTTAGGAAAATTATGTTCAATTGCGGAAACAACACTGCCAATGTTTGCCAACCCCGTTCCCAAGGTCCTTTCTCTAACTCGagaaagtagagaaaggaccctgggaacgaggttgtatgTTTGCTTGCATACGATTGGTACTGGCCAATCAGAGGTTGTCAGTGTGTGtccgccttttttttttctttttttttgcttttataccACCTGCATTAGATAAATTAAAGCTGGAACATGCGTACAATTTATAAATGTTTTTATCTTCTCATCACAGAGGAAACACTGATAACTGTAACCGCTGACCACTCTCATGTCTTTACGATCGGTGGATACCCGAAGCGTGGGAACCCTGTGTTTGGTTTGATAAAAAAAGTAGACAATCAGCATGCCTTGGATCTCGATGGTAAACCATACACCACTCTTGGATACGCCAATGGACGTGGGGGGCTAAACGGAACAAGACCTAATATCACTAACGTTGACACCGCTGACAAAAAATACCGACAGCAAGCCACTGTTTTACTTAGATCTGAAACTCATGGATCAGAGGATGTTGGTAAGCCTTTGAGCCAAGttttcaatagacctttccgaaaaaaaaagaaaaggcaaacgAGGACATATACATGCAGAA is a genomic window of Acropora muricata isolate sample 2 chromosome 8, ASM3666990v1, whole genome shotgun sequence containing:
- the LOC136927040 gene encoding alkaline phosphatase-like, coding for MSSLSRAANFCLFSMFIVLSGVKANIFQNQDSNSWYQDGVRLIQQNLKVKPNTRTARNAVVFLGDGMGVTTVTAARILAGQLKGNPGEETVLSWEQFPWSALAKTYAADLQGTDSASSMTAILCGVKTNEDILGVDERVKKDDCSSLKEENKAISILALAENAGMSTGIVTTTRVTHATPASAYAHSANRGWEADADFGSSANAPGFNCKDIASQLVDFPYGNGIEVIFGGGRRKFLHQGQADPEYPGKKGERLDRKDLIQQWLDKHNNSRYVWNQAQFDQIDPEKVDHVIGLFEYSHMKYEVNRLNDTAGEPSIEEMTEKAIKILQKNPKGFFLLVEGGRIDHGHHAGRAVTALHDAVAMDKAVAKTKQIVDREETLITVTADHSHVFTIGGYPKRGNPVFGLIKKVDNQHALDLDGKPYTTLGYANGRGGLNGTRPNITNVDTADKKYRQQATVLLRSETHGSEDVGIFADGPGAYLFHGVVEQQYIFHVLDHALCLSQSKQNSCHRLGDRRQMDINSAANEKLSISSMFAGILLLRVLQFLWT